One window of the Asticcacaulis sp. SL142 genome contains the following:
- the rhuM gene encoding RhuM family protein produces the protein MTDKDAEPVHLIEDADTGDRFLVYGTDKGLRLDIRYEGEALWMSQAQISQLFGRDVSTISRHINNVLDEGELEESTSLQKTQTTTGRPAILYSLDMVISVGYRVSSTQATIFRRWATSVLVQFATKGFVVDSQRLKQPENFDRVTELREIIRDIRSDEANLYRELRSICAMCQDYDGTTELAREFYQRTQAKLVYAVTSFTPAELIVKRADSSVDNMGLQTWPHENIRKIDVTVSKNYLAQTEIKELNRLTSILLDIFEDQLDLGRLTTMQEAQNILDLQLKQLGRTVLNTGGSIKASDAKRKAESQYEKYIQIRKEERQREADKQISSIIKEVKKLPKTKKK, from the coding sequence ATGACAGATAAGGACGCCGAACCCGTTCATCTCATAGAAGATGCAGATACCGGAGACAGATTTCTTGTTTATGGAACTGATAAAGGTTTGCGACTGGACATCCGATATGAAGGGGAAGCGCTATGGATGAGCCAAGCCCAGATCAGCCAACTTTTTGGTAGGGATGTTTCAACAATTTCCCGGCACATTAATAATGTGCTTGATGAAGGCGAACTGGAAGAATCGACTTCTTTGCAAAAAACGCAAACAACGACAGGTCGTCCAGCCATACTTTACAGCCTAGATATGGTTATATCCGTTGGCTATCGGGTCTCATCAACTCAAGCTACTATTTTCCGGCGTTGGGCAACCAGCGTTTTGGTTCAGTTCGCTACAAAAGGCTTTGTTGTAGATTCACAGCGCCTGAAACAGCCGGAAAATTTCGACCGGGTTACTGAGCTTCGCGAAATAATCCGCGATATTCGCTCAGACGAAGCTAACCTGTATCGAGAGCTTCGTTCGATATGCGCCATGTGCCAAGACTATGATGGAACAACAGAGTTGGCTCGCGAGTTTTATCAAAGAACTCAAGCTAAATTGGTCTATGCAGTGACATCATTTACGCCAGCCGAACTTATCGTAAAAAGAGCAGATTCAAGCGTAGACAATATGGGGTTACAGACTTGGCCACATGAAAATATTAGAAAGATAGATGTTACTGTCTCAAAGAATTATTTGGCACAAACTGAAATAAAAGAATTAAATCGATTAACATCCATACTTCTTGATATATTCGAAGATCAGCTTGATTTGGGTCGTTTGACGACAATGCAAGAAGCGCAGAACATTCTTGACCTACAATTAAAGCAGCTTGGTCGTACCGTCTTAAATACAGGTGGTTCTATAAAAGCTTCTGACGCTAAACGTAAAGCAGAATCTCAGTATGAGAAATATATACAAATTCGAAAAGAGGAGCGTCAACGAGAAGCGGATAAACAAATATCTTCCATAATTAAAGAAGTAAAAAAACTACCCAAAACGAAGAAAAAATAA
- a CDS encoding pentapeptide repeat-containing protein produces the protein MQITDQILDRGAILLLANKGEPVKLIGCEVEAIDLSDVILNGWVFEDCILRKTKFKSAKLEHAQFIGCKGGQADFTSADLTEAQFTACDFNNTSFKGTVLPQATFKRCKLTGANFSDSRNIDVTFEECRLNDAHLRGFSFSKQTLKSLDMHNADLQRCDFRKAVFEDCSLRDAILDNARFEGADLRGTDIGGVRLEDARRFKGATISRAQAAELLSELGLKVL, from the coding sequence ATGCAAATCACCGACCAAATCCTTGACCGTGGCGCGATCCTGTTGCTGGCCAATAAGGGCGAGCCGGTAAAGCTTATCGGCTGCGAGGTCGAAGCCATCGATCTGTCGGATGTTATTCTCAACGGCTGGGTGTTTGAGGACTGCATCCTGCGCAAAACCAAATTCAAATCCGCCAAGCTGGAACATGCGCAGTTCATCGGCTGCAAGGGCGGGCAGGCTGATTTTACCTCCGCTGATCTGACCGAAGCGCAATTCACCGCCTGCGATTTCAATAACACCTCATTCAAGGGCACCGTCCTGCCGCAGGCGACCTTTAAGCGCTGTAAGCTGACCGGTGCCAATTTCAGCGACAGTCGCAATATCGATGTGACCTTTGAAGAATGCCGCCTGAACGATGCTCATTTGCGCGGGTTTTCGTTCAGCAAGCAGACGCTGAAATCGCTGGATATGCACAATGCCGATCTGCAACGCTGTGATTTCAGAAAAGCGGTGTTTGAGGATTGTTCCCTGCGCGATGCGATCCTGGATAATGCCCGTTTCGAAGGCGCTGACCTGCGCGGTACGGACATCGGCGGGGTGCGTCTTGAGGATGCCCGCCGCTTCAAAGGGGCGACCATTTCGCGCGCTCAGGCCGCAGAACTTCTGTCCGAACTGGGCTTGAAAGTGCTATAA